The following coding sequences are from one Halorubrum sp. BOL3-1 window:
- a CDS encoding GDP-L-fucose synthase, translating into MTDWHRSTADYWDNKSVMVTGGAGFLGSHLVEELERRGDDVDVFVPRSGEYDLREKEAIQRALQVSDPDVVLHLAATVGGIGANRENPGRYFYENAVMGIELMEQARQFGVEKFTILGTICSYPNHTPVPFSEEDLYDGYPEETNAPYGIAKKALLTQSRAYRKQYDFDSIYLMPVNLYGPRDDFDLETSHVIPAIIRKCVEARERGDDSITAWGTGEPTREFLYVKDAADGVLTATERYDESDPINLGSGREISIRDLIETIVDQTEFDGEVEWDTSKPDGQPRRKLDTSRARERLSWEATTEFEDGLQRTIQWYEVHREEIVDD; encoded by the coding sequence ATGACAGACTGGCACCGATCGACGGCGGACTACTGGGATAATAAGTCGGTGATGGTGACTGGGGGTGCCGGCTTCCTCGGGAGTCACCTCGTCGAAGAACTCGAACGACGTGGGGACGACGTTGATGTCTTCGTCCCCCGGAGTGGAGAGTACGACCTTCGGGAGAAGGAGGCGATCCAGCGAGCGCTTCAGGTTTCGGATCCAGACGTCGTGCTCCATCTGGCGGCGACCGTCGGCGGTATCGGTGCGAATCGAGAGAATCCCGGTCGGTACTTCTACGAGAACGCGGTGATGGGCATCGAACTGATGGAACAGGCGCGACAGTTCGGCGTTGAGAAGTTCACTATCCTCGGGACGATCTGCTCGTACCCGAACCATACGCCAGTTCCATTCAGTGAGGAGGACCTCTATGACGGTTATCCCGAGGAGACGAACGCACCGTACGGGATCGCGAAGAAGGCGCTGCTCACACAGTCACGTGCGTACCGCAAGCAGTACGACTTTGATAGCATCTACCTGATGCCGGTCAACCTCTACGGCCCACGTGATGACTTCGACTTGGAGACCTCACACGTGATCCCTGCGATCATCCGGAAGTGTGTCGAGGCACGTGAACGCGGTGACGACTCAATTACCGCTTGGGGGACCGGAGAACCGACGCGTGAGTTCCTCTACGTGAAGGACGCCGCAGACGGGGTCCTCACTGCTACCGAGCGGTACGATGAGTCCGATCCGATTAATCTCGGGAGTGGACGAGAGATATCGATCCGGGATCTGATCGAGACGATCGTTGACCAAACCGAGTTTGACGGGGAAGTTGAGTGGGACACGTCAAAGCCGGACGGACAGCCACGCCGGAAGCTCGACACCTCACGGGCTCGCGAGCGTCTCAGTTGGGAGGCAACGACAGAATTTGAGGACGGCCTCCAACGAACGATCCAGTGGTATGAGGTACATCGCGAGGAAATCGTGGATGACTGA
- a CDS encoding nucleotidyltransferase family protein: MVEPNGNESTIEGVDMAAIRRHLAATDVRFALLFGSRVRGNTHESSDVDIALRFPDELSPTERFRRQNRIDADLQGYADGFVDVSDIDGLPLPIARAALEGGIRLVGDDESIEAYHERIDTEYEETAADREQDRREFIDRLAKGDI; the protein is encoded by the coding sequence ATGGTGGAACCGAACGGCAACGAATCAACTATCGAGGGCGTAGACATGGCGGCGATTCGTCGGCATCTCGCGGCGACAGACGTTCGCTTCGCGCTCCTGTTCGGCTCCCGAGTCCGGGGGAACACCCACGAGTCATCCGACGTCGATATCGCACTCCGATTCCCCGACGAGCTGTCACCGACGGAGCGATTCCGGCGACAGAATCGGATCGACGCGGATCTCCAGGGCTACGCCGACGGCTTCGTCGACGTGAGCGATATCGACGGCCTTCCGCTCCCGATTGCACGCGCCGCCCTCGAAGGTGGGATTCGTCTGGTTGGTGACGACGAATCAATCGAGGCCTACCACGAGCGGATAGACACCGAGTACGAGGAAACCGCTGCCGATCGGGAACAGGACCGCCGGGAATTCATCGATCGGCTGGCAAAGGGAGATATCTAG
- a CDS encoding DUF433 domain-containing protein — MVEIVSTEDVLGGEPRIAESRVGILNVYDLASGGHSPTDVADQLDRTVAEIHAALAYYYEHPERMRALRRDREDMVQTLSEQSLSPPHTV; from the coding sequence ATGGTTGAGATCGTGTCGACAGAGGATGTCCTCGGCGGAGAACCCCGGATCGCGGAAAGTCGGGTCGGCATCCTCAACGTGTACGACCTCGCGTCCGGCGGGCACTCGCCCACCGACGTGGCCGACCAACTCGACCGCACGGTCGCGGAGATTCACGCCGCACTGGCGTACTACTATGAACATCCGGAGCGGATGCGCGCGCTCCGCCGCGATCGTGAGGACATGGTTCAAACGCTCTCGGAGCAATCTCTCTCGCCGCCACACACGGTGTAG
- a CDS encoding GDP-mannose 4,6-dehydratase gives MMAYPQSETQQMNVDARLADRPVFVTGADGFVGSHLTDRLIDAGADVHVFVRATSSGELNNIRHQKENLTVHRGDLRDPHSVKQALSTLQGHSDILIFHLAAQAHVGESWDRPYETIDTNVKGTLNLLQAVVDLGLDISKFDTAGTSEEYGNVKDEMAAKHEFDDNDRVLLSERSPVNPTSIYATSKLAADFLTMNYFDAYDVPTVTTRMFNNYGPRQNPRYITGTIITQALERDIVELGNLQPKRDLCYVEDGVRGHLHVALEGNPGEQYVYGHGENISMRDWTNLILDVGAEEGYWERPEIVQEEERYRPGDSDVEELLVGYEKLHEETGWEPEFEWREGVRRTIDWYANNKESWYGRVDWR, from the coding sequence ATGATGGCCTATCCGCAAAGTGAGACACAACAGATGAATGTAGATGCGCGACTCGCCGACCGCCCCGTTTTCGTGACGGGAGCAGATGGGTTCGTCGGCTCACACCTTACCGATCGACTGATCGATGCCGGCGCGGATGTTCATGTCTTTGTTCGAGCGACATCGAGCGGCGAACTCAACAACATTCGCCACCAGAAGGAGAACCTGACGGTTCATCGTGGTGACCTCCGAGATCCCCATTCGGTGAAACAAGCACTATCGACGCTTCAGGGACACAGCGATATCCTCATTTTCCACCTCGCTGCGCAGGCCCACGTGGGTGAATCGTGGGACCGGCCTTACGAGACGATCGATACCAACGTTAAGGGGACCCTCAATCTCCTCCAAGCTGTCGTCGATCTCGGTCTCGACATTTCGAAATTCGACACGGCCGGGACGAGCGAGGAGTACGGGAACGTGAAAGACGAGATGGCCGCGAAACACGAGTTCGACGACAACGACCGTGTCCTCCTCTCTGAGCGTTCCCCCGTTAACCCGACCAGTATCTACGCGACGTCGAAGTTGGCTGCGGATTTCCTGACGATGAACTACTTCGACGCGTACGACGTGCCGACCGTAACGACCCGGATGTTCAACAACTACGGGCCACGACAGAATCCTCGGTACATTACGGGGACGATCATTACACAGGCCTTAGAACGGGACATCGTTGAACTCGGGAATCTCCAGCCGAAACGCGACCTGTGTTACGTTGAAGATGGTGTTCGAGGGCATCTTCACGTTGCCCTCGAAGGAAATCCGGGCGAGCAGTACGTCTACGGACACGGCGAGAACATCTCGATGCGGGACTGGACGAACTTGATCCTCGACGTCGGTGCGGAAGAGGGCTACTGGGAGCGCCCAGAGATCGTTCAGGAGGAAGAGCGGTATCGGCCGGGTGACAGTGATGTCGAGGAACTGCTCGTCGGGTACGAGAAACTCCATGAAGAGACGGGTTGGGAGCCAGAATTTGAGTGGCGTGAAGGGGTTCGTCGTACTATCGACTGGTACGCGAACAACAAGGAGTCGTGGTACGGACGAGTCGACTGGCGATGA
- a CDS encoding UDP-glucuronic acid decarboxylase family protein has product MSRILVTGAAGFLGSFLCDRLLADGHEVIGMDNRVSGQIENLDDAFYHDQFSFYEHDVTEFIHIAGELDAVLHLASLASPVFYRDHPIKTLKVGALGTHKTLGLAKEKDATYLFTSTSEVYGDPEVNPQPESYRGNVDPYGPRSCYDESKRYGESLVRAYRDKHDLDVRVARIFNTYGPRMRLDDGRVIPNFMKQALTGKDLTVYGDGEQTRSFCYVSDMIDGLIALLESSVQEPVNIGNPDERTINGLADVILDVTESDSETTYEELPPQDPQVRRPDISKARSELNWEPEVTLREGLETSVEYFAQRL; this is encoded by the coding sequence ATGAGCCGGATTCTCGTAACGGGAGCCGCCGGATTTCTCGGCTCGTTCCTCTGTGATCGGTTGCTTGCGGACGGCCACGAAGTAATCGGGATGGATAATCGTGTGAGCGGGCAGATCGAGAATCTCGATGACGCCTTCTATCACGATCAGTTTTCGTTTTACGAGCATGACGTCACGGAGTTCATTCACATTGCTGGTGAGCTAGATGCGGTTCTCCACTTGGCGAGTCTTGCGTCTCCCGTCTTCTACCGAGATCATCCGATCAAGACGCTAAAAGTCGGGGCGCTCGGGACACACAAGACGCTCGGGCTCGCAAAAGAGAAAGATGCGACGTACCTATTCACCTCGACGAGCGAAGTGTACGGCGACCCGGAAGTAAATCCACAACCCGAGTCATATCGGGGCAATGTTGACCCATACGGGCCGCGGTCGTGTTACGACGAGTCGAAACGCTACGGTGAGTCGCTGGTGCGGGCCTACCGCGACAAACACGACCTGGACGTCCGGGTAGCGCGAATCTTCAACACGTATGGACCGCGTATGCGTCTTGACGACGGGCGGGTGATCCCGAACTTCATGAAGCAGGCGCTCACTGGAAAGGATTTGACTGTGTACGGAGACGGCGAACAAACGCGAAGCTTCTGTTATGTGTCAGATATGATTGACGGGTTGATAGCGCTGTTAGAATCTAGCGTTCAAGAGCCAGTCAACATTGGGAATCCTGACGAGCGGACAATCAATGGGCTCGCGGACGTTATTCTGGATGTGACTGAGAGTGATAGTGAAACTACCTATGAGGAACTGCCGCCTCAAGATCCGCAGGTACGGCGGCCAGACATCTCGAAGGCACGCTCTGAACTCAACTGGGAACCCGAAGTCACGCTCCGGGAGGGACTCGAAACATCAGTCGAGTACTTCGCACAGCGGCTATGA
- a CDS encoding VanZ family protein, which translates to MVRLRFPLVPRWLRLGGVVAVAATILYFSVFTPSGSGAVRTGPFGLLPYSTWLHGLAYFGLAATLAYAVQDTPWPDRTVLGVVFLAAVGYGGGIELLQSTLDARTADFGDLLVNAVGATVAAVLWRVLTRPVRFYHVRRLADLELPVR; encoded by the coding sequence ATGGTTCGGTTGCGATTCCCCCTCGTTCCGCGGTGGCTCCGTCTGGGAGGTGTCGTCGCGGTCGCGGCGACGATCCTGTACTTTTCGGTGTTCACGCCGTCAGGTAGCGGTGCGGTTCGGACCGGACCCTTCGGTCTGCTCCCGTACAGCACGTGGCTCCACGGCCTCGCGTACTTCGGGCTCGCGGCCACGCTCGCGTACGCGGTCCAAGACACGCCGTGGCCCGACCGAACCGTGCTGGGTGTGGTGTTCCTCGCCGCTGTCGGGTACGGCGGTGGGATCGAACTGCTGCAGTCGACGCTCGACGCTCGGACAGCCGACTTCGGCGACCTGCTCGTGAATGCCGTCGGGGCGACGGTGGCGGCCGTCTTGTGGCGCGTGCTGACGCGCCCGGTGCGGTTCTATCACGTCCGGCGTCTCGCGGACCTCGAACTTCCGGTCCGATAG
- the galU gene encoding UTP--glucose-1-phosphate uridylyltransferase GalU: MDVTKAVIPAAGFGTRFLPVTKAQPKEMMPVLDKPTIQYVVEEAVSAGIEDILIITGRGKQAIERHFDKSYELEEELEADGKLDRLDRVQEIADLADIHYVRQKERDGLGDAVRYARKHVGNEPFALLLGDTIIENDTPCTETLINEAEASESSVLSLERVPWEQVSAYGVANTGDVDPSVGSFPVDDFVEKPPRDEAPSNLAITGRYVLTAKIFDLLETTERGKGGELQLTDAIRKLDDVRGVELDGDRYDIGNIPSWLRANIEMALHHNDGEINEAVEALLEEQSL; the protein is encoded by the coding sequence ATGGACGTGACGAAAGCAGTTATTCCGGCAGCAGGCTTTGGTACTCGCTTCCTCCCGGTGACGAAAGCCCAACCGAAAGAGATGATGCCCGTCTTAGACAAGCCGACAATCCAGTACGTTGTTGAGGAGGCGGTATCCGCCGGGATTGAGGATATTCTGATTATTACCGGCCGTGGCAAACAAGCTATTGAGCGACATTTCGACAAATCATACGAACTTGAGGAGGAACTCGAAGCCGACGGAAAACTCGATCGGCTGGATCGCGTTCAAGAGATTGCAGATTTAGCGGACATTCATTACGTCCGACAGAAAGAGCGAGACGGGTTGGGTGATGCGGTTCGATACGCTCGAAAACACGTCGGTAACGAACCGTTTGCGTTGCTCCTCGGCGACACGATCATCGAAAACGACACGCCGTGTACTGAGACACTCATCAATGAGGCGGAGGCCTCTGAGTCGTCGGTACTCTCCTTGGAGCGTGTCCCATGGGAACAGGTATCCGCGTATGGCGTTGCTAACACCGGTGACGTAGATCCGAGCGTTGGGAGTTTCCCCGTTGACGACTTCGTTGAAAAGCCCCCACGCGATGAGGCACCTTCCAACCTCGCAATCACTGGACGCTATGTGCTCACCGCCAAAATCTTCGATCTGCTTGAGACCACGGAGAGAGGAAAAGGTGGAGAGCTCCAATTAACCGATGCCATCCGGAAGTTGGACGATGTGCGTGGGGTCGAACTCGACGGTGACCGCTACGATATCGGCAACATCCCGAGTTGGCTACGAGCGAATATTGAGATGGCACTCCATCACAACGACGGTGAGATCAATGAAGCCGTCGAGGCGCTCCTCGAGGAACAGTCCTTATGA
- a CDS encoding type II toxin-antitoxin system VapC family toxin yields MLPISRSVATTAATIIATLERAGRSLDDLHDVYVTATARTRDIPVLTTNVDQFDRIDELRVVDWETF; encoded by the coding sequence GTGCTCCCAATATCGCGATCGGTCGCGACGACGGCCGCGACGATCATCGCGACCCTAGAACGAGCGGGTCGGTCCCTCGATGACCTCCACGACGTGTATGTCACCGCGACTGCTCGAACGCGGGATATCCCGGTTCTGACCACAAACGTCGATCAGTTCGACCGGATCGACGAACTCCGTGTCGTCGACTGGGAGACGTTCTGA
- a CDS encoding sugar-specific transcriptional regulator TrmB: MDDFDPAPETDGSHWPDDADTFDRVYDVALGLTTPTSGADVADMATCSPNAAKKHLDRLAEMGIVRADSAARPVRYERDDGYLQWQEASRIVRGLTTDEIVERVRELEAERARYEDRFDATNPDAVSVFDADHDAVHERMATVSDWKAIDRDVRLYELARQLAQNDGHLIRA, from the coding sequence TCCGGCTCCCGAGACGGACGGCTCTCACTGGCCGGATGACGCGGACACGTTCGACCGCGTCTACGACGTTGCCCTCGGCCTAACCACACCCACAAGCGGCGCCGACGTTGCCGACATGGCTACATGCTCGCCCAACGCGGCGAAAAAGCACCTCGACCGCCTCGCAGAGATGGGGATCGTCCGTGCGGACTCCGCAGCGCGTCCGGTACGCTACGAGCGCGACGACGGCTATTTACAGTGGCAGGAAGCCAGCCGAATCGTCCGAGGACTCACCACTGATGAGATAGTTGAGCGCGTCCGCGAGTTGGAAGCCGAACGCGCCCGCTACGAGGATCGCTTCGACGCCACAAACCCCGACGCGGTCTCAGTGTTCGACGCCGACCACGACGCCGTTCACGAACGGATGGCAACAGTAAGTGACTGGAAAGCCATCGACAGAGACGTTCGGCTGTACGAACTCGCTCGTCAACTCGCTCAGAACGACGGTCACCTGATCCGGGCGTGA
- a CDS encoding Cdc6/Cdc18 family protein, with the protein MPRSFTDQTDIFADETVLYDSWTPEELPERETELDDLHDALAPVARGASPHNTFVYGKTGQGKTVGVTYKLEDLRAFAEDNDIDLSIVRYSCAKDNTSYQVASNLVAELSGEKPRGYDKKTVFDLLYENLQALGGTVIIVLDEIDSIGTDDDILYELPRARANGHLEDMWVSVIGISNDFEFRDNLSPKVKDTLCDEEIHFAPYDASELRSILTRRVEKAFKNDVLSEDVIPLCAAMAAQDKGSARQAIRYLYKSGELASNGGDEIVTEEHVREAEAVIERKSIERGIRDLTTQDHLALTAIVSLEVDGETPARTKQVYARYTDITTHIGAESIAMRRVRDHLQDLNLAGVVNAMERNEGIQGGQHYLFELGADLSMTIDVLQENERLGNVMDRITA; encoded by the coding sequence ATGCCGCGGTCGTTCACGGATCAGACGGACATCTTTGCCGACGAGACCGTTCTCTACGACTCCTGGACACCTGAGGAACTCCCAGAGCGTGAAACGGAACTTGATGATCTCCACGATGCCCTTGCGCCCGTAGCGAGAGGCGCTTCTCCACACAACACGTTCGTCTACGGAAAGACGGGTCAGGGGAAGACGGTTGGTGTCACGTACAAGCTAGAGGATCTACGTGCGTTCGCCGAAGACAACGATATCGACCTCTCTATCGTTCGGTATTCGTGCGCCAAAGACAACACAAGCTATCAGGTCGCCTCAAATCTGGTCGCAGAGCTATCGGGCGAGAAACCACGAGGCTACGACAAGAAAACGGTCTTCGACCTGCTCTACGAGAATCTCCAAGCACTCGGCGGAACCGTGATCATCGTCCTCGACGAGATTGACTCAATCGGCACGGACGATGATATCCTCTACGAGTTGCCACGGGCTCGTGCTAACGGCCATTTAGAGGACATGTGGGTGTCCGTCATCGGAATTTCAAATGACTTCGAGTTCCGGGATAATCTGAGCCCAAAGGTCAAGGACACTCTGTGTGACGAGGAAATCCACTTTGCTCCGTATGATGCAAGTGAACTCCGCTCGATACTCACGCGGCGTGTAGAGAAAGCATTCAAAAACGACGTGTTGTCGGAAGATGTCATCCCTCTCTGTGCGGCGATGGCGGCACAGGACAAGGGATCAGCACGACAGGCGATCCGGTATCTGTACAAGTCGGGTGAACTGGCGTCGAACGGCGGCGACGAAATCGTGACTGAAGAACATGTTCGGGAAGCTGAAGCGGTCATCGAGCGCAAGAGCATCGAGCGAGGAATTCGGGATTTGACCACACAGGACCATCTCGCGTTGACTGCGATCGTTTCTCTGGAAGTAGATGGGGAGACACCGGCCCGCACGAAACAGGTGTACGCGAGATACACGGACATCACCACGCACATTGGCGCCGAATCGATCGCGATGCGGCGCGTTCGTGATCACCTCCAAGATCTCAATCTGGCGGGTGTCGTGAACGCGATGGAGCGAAACGAGGGTATCCAGGGCGGACAGCACTATCTGTTCGAACTCGGGGCTGATCTCAGTATGACCATTGACGTCCTTCAGGAGAATGAGCGGCTGGGTAACGTGATGGATCGCATAACTGCGTAG
- a CDS encoding winged helix-turn-helix domain-containing protein, which translates to MSNQSRTEQTEMATVRDEYPSGLRVLMQNESVGYMIDALMDMPGTTFSKSRLADNAGVSRQSVHTHITLLVNLGIVTEVDDSDPVEYTLNDGDEIIRLLHRLEGVVNRRLNPKVDD; encoded by the coding sequence ATGTCGAATCAGTCGCGAACCGAACAAACGGAGATGGCAACAGTACGTGATGAGTATCCATCGGGGCTACGTGTGCTCATGCAAAACGAGAGTGTCGGGTACATGATTGATGCGTTAATGGATATGCCAGGCACTACGTTCAGCAAATCCCGTCTAGCCGACAACGCTGGCGTCAGTCGGCAATCTGTTCATACACACATCACGCTTCTCGTCAATCTTGGAATCGTAACGGAAGTAGACGACTCCGATCCAGTTGAGTACACGCTTAACGATGGCGACGAAATCATTCGACTGCTTCACCGTCTCGAAGGAGTAGTGAATAGACGGCTCAACCCGAAAGTCGACGACTGA
- the aglM gene encoding UDP-glucose 6-dehydrogenase AglM produces the protein MEISIVGSGYVGTTVAACFADLGHDVVNIDIDAEIVKTINDGDAPIHEEGLPELVAEHAGPSGTGRLHATTDYAAVLDTDVTFLCLPTPQNDDGSIDLSIMEAGATQLGETLAQKGDWHTVVVKSTVVPGTTEETITPILEAESGTTAGEAFGVGMNPEFLREGTAVDDFLNPDKVVLGADDDRALATMHDVFDPLIKAADAPVVETDTRTAEMIKYANNAFLASKISLINDLGNICKEFGIDAYEVADAISLDDRIGEQFLRSGVGWGGSCFPKDTHAIISAAEEQDYDPTVLKSAVELNDRQPHRLLDLLDGHVDVADERVAVLGLAFKPGTDDVRNSRAIPVIDGLRKRGADVVAYDPVATANMREHFPDIEYADSAAAALKRAQGAVVVTDWDEFAALDAEFDAMADPVVVDGRRIVERREGLTYEGLTW, from the coding sequence ATGGAGATCAGCATCGTCGGCAGCGGCTACGTCGGGACGACCGTCGCGGCCTGCTTCGCCGACCTCGGCCACGACGTGGTGAACATCGACATTGACGCGGAGATCGTCAAGACGATCAACGACGGCGACGCCCCGATCCACGAGGAGGGGTTGCCGGAACTCGTCGCCGAACATGCCGGTCCGAGCGGCACCGGGCGACTCCACGCGACCACCGACTACGCGGCTGTCCTCGACACCGACGTAACCTTCCTCTGTCTGCCGACGCCGCAGAACGACGACGGCAGCATCGACCTCTCGATTATGGAAGCGGGCGCGACTCAACTCGGTGAGACGCTCGCCCAGAAAGGGGACTGGCACACGGTCGTCGTCAAGAGCACGGTCGTCCCCGGCACCACCGAGGAGACGATCACGCCGATCCTTGAGGCAGAGAGCGGCACGACCGCTGGCGAGGCGTTCGGCGTCGGGATGAACCCAGAGTTCCTCCGGGAGGGGACCGCCGTCGACGACTTCCTGAACCCGGACAAGGTCGTCCTGGGTGCCGATGACGATCGCGCGCTCGCGACTATGCACGACGTGTTCGACCCGCTCATCAAGGCAGCCGACGCGCCGGTCGTCGAGACTGACACGCGCACCGCCGAGATGATCAAGTACGCCAACAACGCCTTTCTCGCGAGCAAGATCAGCCTCATCAACGACCTCGGGAACATCTGCAAGGAGTTCGGCATCGACGCCTACGAGGTTGCGGACGCGATCAGCTTAGACGACCGTATCGGCGAACAGTTCCTCCGATCCGGCGTGGGATGGGGCGGAAGTTGTTTTCCAAAGGATACTCACGCAATTATCTCGGCTGCCGAGGAGCAGGACTACGATCCGACCGTCCTCAAGTCTGCCGTCGAGCTCAACGACCGCCAGCCGCACCGCCTCCTCGACCTACTCGACGGTCACGTCGACGTTGCTGACGAGCGCGTGGCCGTCCTCGGGCTCGCGTTCAAGCCTGGGACCGACGACGTGCGGAACTCCCGCGCAATCCCGGTGATTGATGGGCTTCGCAAGCGCGGCGCCGATGTCGTCGCGTACGATCCCGTCGCGACCGCGAACATGCGCGAGCACTTCCCAGATATCGAGTACGCCGACTCCGCGGCAGCCGCCCTCAAACGAGCACAGGGTGCGGTCGTCGTTACCGACTGGGACGAGTTCGCTGCGCTCGACGCCGAGTTCGACGCGATGGCCGACCCGGTCGTGGTCGATGGGCGGCGGATCGTCGAGCGTCGCGAAGGACTCACCTACGAGGGACTGACCTGGTAG
- a CDS encoding NUDIX domain-containing protein, with the protein MTERVEWIPDEVWSDIVEHMPIPSVDLLVVTDDGLLLAKRQNEPAKGEWFVPGGRIHKGESLEEAVHRVAREELGIEVVIENQLGAYDHRYETADVTDAGGKHYVAHGYVVRPQSDCLSLDNQHTAAKYFDLNSLPSVHPNVTAYLDNMEFEQLGLEPRQD; encoded by the coding sequence ATGACTGAACGCGTAGAGTGGATTCCGGACGAAGTCTGGAGCGACATCGTTGAACACATGCCGATCCCTTCGGTCGACCTTCTTGTCGTGACTGACGACGGTCTGCTGTTGGCGAAGCGGCAGAACGAACCGGCCAAAGGCGAATGGTTCGTTCCTGGCGGGAGAATTCATAAGGGAGAATCCTTGGAGGAGGCAGTTCATCGCGTCGCGAGAGAGGAGTTGGGTATTGAGGTAGTAATTGAAAACCAGTTAGGAGCGTACGACCATCGCTACGAGACAGCAGATGTGACTGATGCCGGTGGGAAACACTACGTTGCGCACGGCTACGTGGTTCGACCACAATCTGATTGCCTGAGTCTTGATAATCAGCACACAGCTGCGAAGTATTTTGATCTTAATTCACTCCCATCTGTACATCCTAATGTGACGGCGTATCTAGATAATATGGAGTTTGAACAGCTGGGATTAGAACCCCGACAAGATTGA
- a CDS encoding Cdc6/Cdc18 family protein produces the protein MGGPFDDFTETVFAEKAVLTESYQPETILERDEEIEAYSHALQDVLFGRVPEHVFVYGKAGLGKTAVTKYMLDELREEVTTREAADDLHIHTINCNGRTLFMVVRGLVNELLPDHASRFPKRGLGTGDAFDELYQQLDRLGGTHLVVFDEIDHLEEANTLLYELPRARANDHISDAKVGVIGISNDYTFRQTLSPKVKDTLMETEISFSPYDAAELRTILEHRADRAFVDGACDTSAIAKAAALAAQDMGNARQALDLLRVGAELAERNGEIPVTDDHIEAARDRVQRGRLENKIRDQIEHAQYILEAIANLQTNGEVPVRSKEIQRTYERVADSHAASPLSTLKSIQDHLSDLHMLGFLRRYEQNKGLSGGQYYEYELDLDPKIVLETRTEIAEHTG, from the coding sequence ATGGGTGGCCCGTTCGACGACTTCACCGAAACCGTGTTCGCGGAGAAGGCGGTGCTCACGGAAAGCTATCAGCCAGAAACGATCCTCGAACGAGACGAGGAGATCGAGGCGTATAGTCACGCGCTTCAAGACGTGCTGTTCGGACGAGTGCCGGAGCACGTCTTCGTGTACGGCAAAGCCGGGCTCGGGAAGACGGCAGTCACCAAGTACATGCTGGACGAGCTGCGCGAAGAAGTGACGACACGGGAGGCAGCCGACGACCTCCACATTCACACGATCAACTGTAACGGGCGGACGCTGTTCATGGTCGTTCGCGGCCTCGTCAACGAACTGCTTCCGGATCATGCTAGCCGATTTCCGAAGCGTGGGCTCGGAACCGGCGACGCGTTCGACGAGCTGTATCAACAGCTTGATCGACTGGGTGGAACGCATCTCGTCGTCTTCGACGAAATTGACCACCTCGAAGAGGCGAACACGCTCCTCTACGAACTACCGCGTGCGCGAGCGAATGATCACATCTCGGACGCGAAGGTGGGCGTCATCGGAATCAGCAACGACTACACGTTCCGGCAGACGCTCTCGCCGAAAGTCAAGGACACGCTGATGGAGACCGAGATCTCCTTCAGTCCGTACGACGCCGCGGAACTGCGAACGATCTTGGAGCATCGGGCGGACCGTGCCTTCGTCGACGGGGCGTGTGACACGTCCGCTATCGCGAAGGCTGCCGCGTTGGCCGCACAGGACATGGGGAACGCGCGGCAGGCGCTCGATCTGCTTCGTGTCGGTGCGGAACTGGCCGAGCGGAACGGGGAGATACCGGTCACGGACGACCACATCGAGGCCGCTCGGGACCGCGTTCAACGGGGTCGATTGGAGAACAAGATCCGAGACCAGATCGAACACGCGCAGTACATCTTGGAGGCGATTGCGAATCTTCAGACCAACGGTGAGGTTCCGGTCCGCTCGAAGGAGATCCAACGAACGTACGAGCGAGTTGCCGACTCGCACGCGGCTTCGCCGCTGTCGACGCTGAAGAGCATTCAGGATCACCTTTCGGACCTCCACATGTTGGGATTTCTCCGACGCTACGAGCAGAACAAGGGGCTGAGTGGCGGACAGTACTACGAATACGAGTTGGATCTCGATCCCAAGATCGTGTTAGAAACCCGGACGGAGATCGCCGAACATACCGGATGA